A portion of the Chloroflexota bacterium genome contains these proteins:
- a CDS encoding DnaD domain protein, with translation MAARSPDVVPVPAALFGPLLERVTDVTSLRCALRAVFVLHRKQSAPTSRGRPSIVTAAELAADPVLGLGGDDVVTERALAEAVEAGALLRAGAGYCLDTAANRRAVAAGAGWRGGWRDDGVGPWDPAPAPEAAPRPNLFKLYEENIGGITPMAAERLKDMETEFPPEWIAEAIAEAVVNNARSLRYVEVVLRRWRDDGRGDGAAGGRAGAVRASEIVRRPVR, from the coding sequence ATGGCGGCGCGGTCGCCAGACGTGGTGCCGGTGCCGGCGGCGCTCTTCGGGCCGCTGCTGGAGCGGGTGACGGATGTGACGTCACTGAGGTGCGCGCTGCGGGCCGTCTTCGTGCTGCACCGGAAGCAGTCGGCTCCTACGAGTCGGGGGAGGCCCTCGATTGTGACGGCGGCGGAGCTGGCGGCGGACCCGGTGCTCGGCCTGGGCGGCGACGACGTCGTCACGGAGCGTGCGCTGGCGGAGGCGGTGGAGGCCGGGGCGCTGCTGCGTGCTGGGGCGGGGTACTGTCTTGACACTGCGGCGAACCGGCGCGCGGTGGCGGCGGGGGCCGGTTGGCGGGGCGGCTGGCGCGACGACGGCGTCGGGCCGTGGGATCCCGCTCCCGCCCCTGAGGCTGCTCCCCGCCCCAACCTGTTCAAATTGTACGAGGAGAACATCGGGGGCATCACGCCGATGGCGGCCGAGCGGCTGAAGGACATGGAGACTGAATTCCCGCCGGAGTGGATAGCCGAGGCGATTGCGGAGGCGGTTGTGAATAACGCCCGCAGCCTGCGTTACGTGGAGGTTGTGCTGCGGCGGTGGAGGGATGATGGCCGAGGAGATGGAGCGGCTGGGGGACGTGCTGGCGCGGTTCGAGCAAGCGAGATCGTCCGGCGCCCCGTACGATAG
- the dnaB gene encoding replicative DNA helicase produces the protein MDRAMVYAERILPHDIEAEEAVIGALLIDGDAIHQVTPVLRPADFYRERNRWCYEAALELSQRPEAIDLATLGHERARLSRLEEAGGYEYLSQLSATVPTSVNVEYYAQIVRRTSVMRQLIHAASGIASLGYENGSDVDETLTRAEDLLFRLRGAGAGRDFVHIREVLDRYLEESARITSGPLGLSSAPVPTGFSDLDQILGGLQRSDLLVLAARPGLGKTAMALSVARNAARYGATSAIFSVEMSRDQLGQRLLAAESGVDSYRLRQHLYSEQQEQRIVDSTGVLSDLPIYIDDTPMLTVMDLRSKARRLHLERNVDLIIVDYLQLMQGTDTRGNTNRVQEVSEISRSLKALARDLNVPVLALSQLSRAVENRPSHRPQLSDLRESGSIEQDADVVMFIYREDMNFTQEEWESRFVDKPYPRDIAELIISKHRHGALGSLHLRFESRLAKFVSLTDRPEPS, from the coding sequence ATGGATAGAGCAATGGTGTACGCGGAACGGATTCTCCCCCACGACATAGAGGCGGAAGAGGCGGTCATCGGGGCGCTGCTGATCGACGGCGACGCCATCCACCAGGTGACGCCGGTGCTGCGGCCCGCGGACTTCTACCGCGAGCGGAACCGGTGGTGCTACGAGGCTGCGCTGGAGCTCTCGCAGCGGCCGGAGGCGATCGACCTGGCGACGCTGGGGCACGAAAGGGCGCGGCTCAGCCGGCTGGAGGAGGCGGGCGGGTACGAGTACCTGAGCCAGCTCTCGGCCACGGTGCCGACGTCCGTCAACGTCGAGTATTACGCGCAGATCGTGCGGCGCACAAGCGTCATGCGTCAGCTTATCCACGCGGCGTCGGGCATCGCGAGCCTCGGCTACGAGAACGGCTCGGACGTAGACGAGACGCTGACCCGGGCGGAGGACCTGCTGTTCCGGCTGCGAGGCGCGGGCGCGGGCCGGGACTTCGTCCACATCCGGGAGGTGCTGGACCGGTACCTGGAGGAATCGGCGCGCATCACGTCCGGGCCGCTGGGGTTGAGCTCGGCGCCGGTGCCGACGGGGTTCTCGGACCTCGACCAGATCCTTGGCGGGCTGCAGCGCTCCGACCTGCTGGTGCTGGCGGCGCGGCCGGGCCTCGGCAAGACGGCGATGGCGCTGAGCGTCGCGCGGAACGCGGCGCGCTACGGGGCGACGTCGGCGATCTTCAGCGTGGAGATGAGCCGCGACCAACTGGGGCAGCGGCTGCTGGCGGCGGAGTCCGGCGTCGACAGCTACCGGCTGCGGCAGCATCTGTACTCGGAGCAGCAGGAGCAGCGCATCGTCGACTCCACCGGTGTGCTCTCGGACCTGCCCATCTACATCGACGACACGCCGATGCTGACGGTCATGGACCTGCGCAGCAAGGCGCGGCGGCTGCACCTGGAGCGGAACGTCGACCTGATCATCGTCGACTACCTGCAGCTGATGCAGGGGACGGACACGCGGGGCAACACCAACCGCGTGCAGGAGGTGAGCGAGATCTCACGCTCGCTGAAGGCGCTGGCGCGGGACCTGAACGTGCCGGTGCTGGCGCTGTCGCAGCTCAGCCGGGCGGTGGAGAACCGGCCCTCGCACCGGCCGCAGCTCTCGGACCTGCGTGAGAGCGGGAGCATCGAGCAGGACGCCGACGTGGTCATGTTCATCTACCGGGAGGACATGAACTTCACGCAGGAGGAGTGGGAATCCCGGTTCGTGGACAAGCCGTACCCCCGGGACATCGCGGAGCTGATCATCTCCAAGCACCGGCACGGAGCGCTGGGTTCCCTGCATCTGCGGTTCGAGAGCAGGCTGGCGAAGTTTGTGAGCCTGACGGACCGCCCGGAGCCCTCGTGA